The Helicobacter sp. 11S03491-1 genome includes a region encoding these proteins:
- the lysS gene encoding lysine--tRNA ligase, which yields MFENQYIQQRIQKARDLRNVGKNPYRNDASKTISNLGFIQKFEYLKSQTEQKVTSQNYAITGRIKFLRLMGKACFVKIEDESATLQAYLSQNDLGDEFSLIKKILEVGDIINIYGYPFVTKTGELSIHALECKILTKSIIPLPEKFHGLTDVELRYRQRYLDLIMNPNVKETFKLRTQIISNIRRFFEDKGFLEVETPMLHPIPGGANAKPFITHHNALDVQRYLRIAPELYLKRLIVGGFEAVFEINRNFRNEGMDHSHNPEFTTIEFYWAYKTYSDLIELTKELFAYLLDKLQLPIRIKHMDNEIDFSNFKIISYKDALQEIGGIPKDIVENEDKLKNFLQQHNIKLDKSISYGKLLAEAFDEFVEAKLINPTFITQYPIDISPLARRNDLDPEIADRFELFIGGKEIANGFSELNDPLDQLERFKAQVKAKDAGDEEAQYMDEDYVWALGYGLPPTAGQGIGIDRLIMLLSDSKTIKDVILFPAMKPIRIDYDDTITQEEKEKKDL from the coding sequence ATGTTTGAAAATCAATACATACAACAAAGAATCCAAAAAGCACGTGATCTTAGAAATGTAGGTAAAAATCCTTATCGCAATGACGCATCTAAAACTATCAGCAATCTTGGCTTTATTCAAAAATTTGAATACCTCAAATCCCAAACTGAACAAAAAGTAACTTCACAAAATTATGCTATCACAGGAAGGATAAAATTTTTGCGGCTTATGGGCAAAGCTTGTTTTGTCAAAATTGAAGATGAAAGCGCCACTTTACAAGCTTATCTTTCTCAAAATGATTTGGGTGATGAATTTTCTCTTATCAAAAAAATTCTAGAAGTTGGAGATATTATCAATATCTATGGATATCCTTTTGTTACCAAAACAGGAGAATTAAGTATCCATGCCCTGGAATGTAAAATTCTCACCAAATCAATCATCCCCTTACCTGAAAAATTTCATGGTCTTACAGATGTTGAATTACGTTACAGACAACGTTACCTCGATCTTATTATGAACCCAAATGTCAAAGAAACATTCAAACTTCGCACGCAAATTATCTCAAATATTCGCAGATTTTTTGAAGACAAAGGATTCCTGGAAGTTGAAACGCCCATGCTCCACCCCATTCCCGGAGGAGCCAATGCCAAACCTTTTATCACTCATCATAACGCCCTTGATGTCCAAAGATATCTTAGAATTGCTCCTGAACTTTATCTTAAACGTTTGATTGTAGGTGGTTTTGAAGCTGTATTTGAAATTAATAGAAATTTTAGAAATGAAGGTATGGATCACTCCCATAATCCCGAATTTACAACAATTGAATTTTATTGGGCTTACAAAACTTACTCTGACTTAATTGAATTGACTAAAGAACTTTTTGCTTATCTTTTAGATAAACTCCAACTCCCTATCAGAATCAAGCATATGGATAATGAAATTGATTTTAGTAATTTTAAAATTATCTCTTACAAAGATGCTCTCCAAGAAATTGGAGGTATTCCTAAAGATATTGTCGAAAATGAAGATAAACTCAAAAACTTCCTCCAACAACATAATATTAAATTGGACAAATCCATAAGCTATGGCAAACTTTTAGCAGAAGCATTTGATGAATTTGTCGAAGCAAAACTTATCAATCCAACCTTTATTACTCAATACCCTATTGATATTAGTCCTCTGGCACGCAGGAACGATCTGGATCCTGAAATTGCCGATCGTTTTGAGCTTTTTATCGGCGGGAAAGAAATAGCTAATGGTTTTAGCGAGCTTAATGATCCTCTTGATCAACTTGAAAGATTTAAAGCTCAAGTAAAGGCAAAAGATGCCGGGGATGAAGAAGCCCAATATATGGATGAAGATTATGTTTGGGCATTGGGATATGGACTTCCCCCAACAGCCGGTCAAGGCATTGGGATTGATAGGCTCATCATGCTCCTTAGTGATTCAAAAACCATCAAAGATGTTATTTTATTTCCTGCAATGAAACCTATTAGAATAGATTATGATGATACAATCACACAAGAAGAAAAAGAAAAAAAGGATCTATAA
- a CDS encoding serine hydroxymethyltransferase, translated as MDYAMQHSDKEVFDFISKELQRQNDHLEMIASENYTFPSVMEAMGSILTNKYAEGYPGKRYYGGCEFVDEIETIALNRVKKLFKCEFANVQPHSGSQANGAVYAALLKPYDKILGMDLSHGGHLTHGAKVSVSGQIYQSFFYGVELDGRINYDKVAEYAQLIKPKMIICGFSAYTGELDFKKFREIADSVGAILMGDIAHVAGLVVADEYPHPFPHCHIVTTTTHKTLRGPRGGIILTNDEEIAQKINKAVFPGLQGGPLMHVIAGKAVGFGENLKPEWKIYAKQIKANIKKMVHVLVNRGYNLVSGDSDNHLILMSFLDKSFSGKDADIALGNAGITVNKNTVPGENRSPFITSGIRIGSAALSARGMKENEFEWISHKIADILDDINNVSLQSKIKEEIKQLTKGFQVYDKPIF; from the coding sequence ATGGATTATGCAATGCAACACTCAGATAAAGAAGTTTTTGATTTCATTTCAAAAGAACTCCAAAGACAAAACGATCATCTTGAGATGATCGCTAGCGAAAACTATACATTCCCAAGTGTTATGGAAGCTATGGGGAGTATCCTGACCAATAAATACGCTGAGGGGTATCCGGGAAAACGATATTATGGAGGTTGTGAATTCGTAGATGAGATAGAAACAATTGCCCTCAATCGAGTCAAAAAGCTTTTTAAATGCGAGTTTGCTAATGTCCAACCCCATTCGGGCAGTCAGGCTAATGGTGCTGTTTATGCGGCCCTACTAAAACCTTATGATAAAATTTTAGGGATGGATTTAAGTCATGGGGGACATCTTACCCATGGCGCAAAAGTAAGTGTTAGCGGACAAATATATCAAAGTTTTTTTTATGGAGTTGAACTTGATGGGAGGATCAATTATGACAAAGTTGCTGAGTATGCCCAACTCATCAAACCCAAAATGATTATATGCGGTTTTTCTGCCTATACCGGAGAACTTGATTTTAAAAAATTTCGAGAAATAGCTGATAGCGTAGGAGCTATTTTAATGGGGGATATCGCACATGTTGCCGGACTTGTTGTTGCAGATGAATACCCTCACCCATTCCCCCATTGTCATATAGTTACTACTACTACTCACAAAACTCTTAGAGGACCTAGAGGAGGGATCATTCTAACTAATGATGAAGAAATAGCTCAAAAAATCAATAAAGCTGTATTTCCGGGCTTACAAGGGGGTCCTTTAATGCATGTAATTGCGGGTAAAGCTGTTGGGTTTGGGGAAAATCTCAAGCCGGAATGGAAAATTTATGCCAAACAAATAAAAGCAAATATTAAAAAAATGGTCCATGTATTAGTTAATAGGGGTTATAATCTCGTAAGTGGCGATAGTGATAACCATCTTATTTTAATGAGTTTCTTAGATAAAAGCTTTAGTGGAAAAGATGCTGATATAGCCCTTGGCAATGCAGGCATTACCGTCAATAAAAATACCGTTCCGGGCGAAAATAGAAGCCCTTTTATAACAAGTGGTATTAGAATAGGTTCGGCTGCTTTAAGCGCAAGAGGAATGAAAGAAAATGAATTTGAATGGATATCTCATAAAATTGCCGATATACTTGATGATATTAATAATGTATCCTTGCAGAGTAAAATTAAAGAAGAAATTAAGCAACTCACAAAAGGATTTCAAGTATATGATAAACCAATTTTTTAA
- a CDS encoding DUF1882 domain-containing protein yields MTEMDLSLIKINTSFYYQKIEGLGKKITHMGKVFFDKFEKIDSFLSNLIIRKHFKKELTIAHSLIIEDNRVENIVFDYNGRNPEKFYHKAQLMLREEGFINFTAYHSKTPGHLHLYIHKGHTELNEAKRLARTLSVRLSQTYPTEWRVFPNDEMPSEFNILILPYEIYAKERGASWARHL; encoded by the coding sequence ATGACTGAAATGGATTTAAGCCTGATTAAAATCAATACTTCTTTTTATTACCAAAAAATAGAAGGGTTAGGCAAAAAAATTACACATATGGGAAAAGTCTTTTTTGATAAATTTGAAAAAATTGACTCATTTCTTTCAAATCTTATTATCCGTAAGCATTTCAAAAAAGAACTTACCATTGCACATTCTCTTATCATTGAAGACAATAGAGTAGAAAATATAGTTTTTGACTACAATGGCAGGAATCCTGAAAAATTCTATCACAAAGCTCAATTGATGTTACGCGAAGAAGGGTTTATTAATTTTACTGCTTATCATTCAAAAACGCCCGGTCATCTTCATCTTTATATCCATAAGGGACATACTGAGCTTAATGAAGCAAAAAGATTGGCCAGAACGCTTTCTGTGAGACTATCTCAAACCTATCCAACAGAGTGGAGAGTATTTCCAAATGATGAAATGCCCTCAGAATTTAATATATTAATACTGCCCTATGAAATTTATGCAAAAGAACGTGGTGCTTCATGGGCAAGACATCTTTAA
- a CDS encoding SPOR domain-containing protein: MEEKKELNEILLGDHNNNQPSKTKKLILMIIVAIIIVFILLVVVWKMTREEPKEQVSTIDNSIQKMDTFHDENENSVQTNDNFENMSIDDMSKTEEDNKFDKIVQDIKSKQLGSTQESAQESSKIEKPVLGDSHNHQALQSETIQEPALSPDKNITKSNKSQKTLTAKTSPKKEDKKPQKQSSSAAKPKQASAKIQASKNGSIATAGHYLQIGAFSKTPNKYFLEKIKKYSYRIQTSTNNNGQTITKYLIGPYKSRTDANRDVLQITTDIGKPIHIEIK, from the coding sequence ATGGAAGAAAAAAAAGAGTTGAATGAAATTTTGCTAGGAGATCATAACAACAACCAACCGTCAAAAACAAAAAAACTAATTTTGATGATTATTGTTGCGATCATTATTGTATTTATTTTGTTAGTAGTTGTTTGGAAAATGACTCGAGAAGAGCCTAAAGAACAAGTAAGCACAATTGATAACTCTATTCAAAAAATGGATACATTCCATGATGAAAATGAAAATAGCGTGCAAACTAATGATAATTTTGAAAATATGTCTATTGATGATATGTCCAAAACAGAAGAAGACAATAAATTTGACAAAATCGTCCAAGATATTAAGTCCAAACAACTCGGAAGCACTCAAGAATCTGCGCAAGAATCATCTAAAATAGAAAAACCTGTCTTAGGAGACTCTCACAATCATCAAGCCCTCCAATCTGAAACTATTCAAGAGCCGGCTTTGAGTCCGGACAAAAATATTACAAAATCAAACAAATCCCAAAAGACTCTTACTGCAAAAACCTCTCCAAAAAAAGAAGATAAAAAACCTCAAAAGCAATCTTCATCAGCAGCAAAACCAAAACAAGCCTCTGCAAAAATACAGGCTTCTAAAAATGGTTCTATAGCTACTGCGGGTCATTATTTGCAAATAGGAGCATTTAGCAAGACACCCAACAAATATTTCTTAGAAAAAATCAAAAAATATAGCTACCGTATTCAAACTTCTACAAATAATAATGGGCAAACTATTACCAAGTACCTCATTGGTCCATACAAATCAAGAACAGATGCAAATAGAGATGTATTGCAAATCACAACAGATATTGGTAAGCCTATCCATATTGAAATTAAATAG
- a CDS encoding acetate--CoA ligase family protein: protein MTESELYQWLGKYGIKTPQCRVVKMDEKINIDFFPAVLKIQSPKIVHKSDVGGVMLNLNSNEELENAREKMKKNIQEKHKIPLDSNDCFIITQMLEGEELYIGSVEDSVFGDIILFGKGGIYLELYKDICYIDSQAKEDEILRAFKTTKISKLFEGFRGSTHQMSEVVELVKSVQKLILSNPDILELDINPLKLTKNGLVAVDARIKKGSLVSGDTQRKLPRPDFLNNQRIAIIGASTDKTKTGHVVAKNSMGFKGELFFVNQKGGELFGKPLLKSVGEINGDIDTAVLAIPAQFVIPTIKDLIKKNLKNLIVITAGFKESGHEQEELEIGKLAQENNFNVLGPNCLGYFNDNTNLNLTFGTGNLKSGGVAFISQSGAVLAALMDSANTLEIGFSHIVSTGNAVDLESSDLIPMLQKDPRCKSISLYLEGVNKGKNLLESIRSCQKPIFLFKSGKSEEAAKAAFSHTGNLSGNYDMFAGLMKSLDVRVVDNIEALILKPMFHNSKEIAIITNAGGPGTVLTDAIVARGKKLYTLNDQNIQALNKILPEHWSHNNPIDIIGDALADRYKAALDVVDSFDGVDFIYMLITPQDMTDPLGSVKILKESVYKHKVAPILIGGEMVEEAKEFCRINKILFFSSITEATSFL, encoded by the coding sequence ATGACAGAAAGCGAATTATACCAATGGTTAGGGAAATATGGCATCAAAACACCACAATGTAGAGTAGTAAAAATGGATGAAAAAATCAATATTGATTTTTTTCCGGCTGTTTTGAAAATTCAATCTCCTAAAATAGTTCATAAAAGCGATGTAGGCGGGGTTATGCTCAATTTGAACTCAAATGAAGAGCTTGAAAATGCACGCGAGAAAATGAAAAAAAATATTCAAGAAAAACACAAAATTCCTTTAGATAGTAATGATTGTTTCATAATTACACAAATGCTGGAAGGCGAAGAATTGTATATTGGTTCTGTTGAAGATAGTGTGTTTGGAGATATTATTCTTTTTGGGAAGGGTGGGATTTATTTAGAGCTTTATAAAGATATTTGTTACATCGATTCTCAAGCCAAAGAAGATGAAATACTTCGAGCATTTAAAACTACTAAAATTTCCAAACTTTTTGAAGGTTTTCGTGGAAGCACACATCAAATGAGCGAGGTAGTAGAGCTTGTAAAAAGTGTTCAGAAACTCATCCTGAGCAATCCTGATATCCTAGAGCTTGATATTAATCCTCTGAAACTTACCAAAAATGGGCTTGTAGCTGTAGATGCCAGAATCAAAAAAGGTTCTTTAGTCTCTGGAGATACTCAAAGAAAACTTCCCAGACCTGATTTCTTGAATAATCAACGTATAGCTATTATTGGAGCGAGTACAGACAAAACAAAAACCGGTCATGTGGTTGCCAAAAATTCTATGGGCTTTAAGGGTGAATTGTTTTTTGTTAATCAAAAAGGCGGAGAACTTTTTGGCAAACCTTTGTTAAAAAGTGTTGGAGAAATTAATGGAGATATTGATACAGCTGTGCTTGCTATACCTGCACAGTTTGTTATCCCTACCATCAAAGATCTAATCAAAAAAAATCTCAAAAACCTCATTGTCATTACAGCAGGATTCAAAGAAAGCGGGCATGAACAAGAGGAGCTTGAAATTGGCAAGCTTGCGCAAGAGAATAATTTTAATGTTTTAGGTCCTAATTGTTTGGGATATTTCAATGATAATACAAATTTGAATTTAACTTTTGGAACAGGTAATCTTAAAAGTGGTGGTGTGGCTTTTATTTCTCAGTCAGGCGCAGTTTTAGCTGCCCTTATGGATAGCGCAAATACGCTTGAAATTGGTTTTTCTCACATTGTTAGCACTGGAAATGCAGTTGATTTAGAAAGTTCAGATTTGATCCCAATGCTACAAAAAGATCCTCGTTGTAAAAGTATTTCTTTGTATTTAGAAGGAGTCAATAAAGGAAAAAATCTTTTAGAGAGTATTCGATCATGTCAAAAACCTATCTTTTTATTTAAATCAGGTAAAAGCGAAGAGGCTGCCAAAGCCGCTTTTTCACATACCGGTAATTTAAGTGGAAATTATGATATGTTTGCAGGTTTGATGAAAAGCTTAGATGTGCGAGTAGTCGATAATATTGAGGCTTTGATTTTAAAACCTATGTTTCACAATAGTAAAGAAATTGCTATTATTACAAATGCCGGAGGTCCCGGAACAGTATTGACTGATGCTATTGTAGCTAGAGGCAAAAAATTATATACATTAAACGATCAAAACATTCAAGCTCTTAATAAAATTTTGCCTGAACACTGGTCTCACAATAATCCTATAGATATTATAGGAGATGCCTTAGCAGATAGATATAAAGCGGCTTTAGATGTTGTGGATTCATTTGATGGGGTTGATTTTATCTATATGTTAATCACACCTCAAGACATGACCGATCCCCTTGGCTCTGTTAAAATTCTCAAAGAGAGCGTTTATAAACACAAAGTTGCTCCCATCCTCATTGGAGGAGAAATGGTTGAGGAAGCTAAAGAATTCTGCAGGATTAATAAAATTTTATTCTTTTCAAGCATTACTGAAGCTACTTCTTTCTTATAG